One window of the Alligator mississippiensis isolate rAllMis1 chromosome 5, rAllMis1, whole genome shotgun sequence genome contains the following:
- the KBTBD2 gene encoding kelch repeat and BTB domain-containing protein 2 has protein sequence MSTQDERQINTEYAVALLEQFKLFYDQRLLTDIVLIVEGTEFPCHKMVLATCSSYFRAMFMSGLSESKQTHVHLRNMDAATLKIIITYSYTGNLAISDSTVEQLYETACFLQVEDVLQQCRDYLIKKINAENCVRLFSFADLFSCEELKQSAKRMVEHKFTAVYHQEAFMQLSHDLLIDILSSDNLNVEKEETVREAAMVWLEYNTESRSQYLSSVLSQIRIDALSEVTQRAWFQGLPPNDKSVVVQGLYKSMPKFFKPRLGMTKEEMMIFIEAAAESSGSLYSSVCYSPQAEKVYKLCNPPADLHKVGTLVTPDNDIYIAGGQIPLKNTKTNHNKSSKLQAAFRTVNCFYWFDAQQNTWFPKTPMLFVRIKPSLVCCEGYIYAIGGDSVGGELNRRTVERYDTEKDEWTMVSPLPCAWQWSTAVAVHNCIYVMAHNLMYCYFPRSDAWVEMAMRQTSRCFASAAAFGDKIFYIGGLHIGSNSGIRLPTSTVDGSSVTVEIYDVNKNEWRMAANIPAKRYSDPCVRAVVISNSLCVFIRETHMNERAKYATYQYDLERDQWSLRQSISERVLWDLGKDFRCTVGKLYPSCLEESPWKPPTYLFSAEGPDEFELDGMVTL, from the exons ATGTCTACCCAGGACGAAAGGCAGATAAATACCGAATATGCTGTGGCCTTACTGGAGCAGTTCAAGTTATTCTATGATCAGCGGTTGCTCACTGACATAGTGTTGATTGTAGAGGGCACCGAATTCCCCTGTCATAAGATGGTTCTTGCAACCTGTAGCTCTTATTTCAG GGCCATGTTCATGAGTGGGTTAAGTGAAAGTAAGCAAACACACGTACATCTGAGGAATATGGATGCAGCCACTTTAAAAATCATTATAACTTACTCCTACACGGGTAACTTGGCAATAAGTGACAGCACAGTAGAACAGCTTTATGAGACTGCTTGCTTCTTACAG GTAGAAGATGTATTGCAGCAATGTAGAGACTatttaattaagaaaattaatgcaGAAAATTGTGTGCGGTTATTTAGTTTTGCTGATCTCTTCAGCTGTGAAGAATTAAAACAGAGTGCTAAAAGAATGGTAGAGCACAAGTTTACGGCTGTATATCATCAAGAGGCTTTCATGCAACTGTCACATGATCTACTGATAGATATTTTAAGCAGTGATAATTTAAATGTGGAAAAAGAGGAGACAGTTCGTGAAGCTGCTATGGTATGGCTGGAGTACAACACAGAATCACGATCGCAGTATTTATCTTCTGTTCTTAGCCAAATCAGAATTGATGCACTTTCAGAAGTAACACAGAGAGCCTGGTTTCAAGGTCTACCACCTAATGATAAATCAGTGGTGGTGCAAGGATTGTATAAATCTATGCCCAAGTTCTTCAAACCAAGACTTGGCATGACTAAAGAGGAGATGATGATATTCATTGAAGCTGCTGCTGAAAGCTCTGGTAGTCTCTATTCTTCTGtctgttacagcccccaggcagaaAAAGTTTACAAGCTTTGCAACCCTCCTGCTGACTTGCATAAGGTTGGAACACTTGTGACTCCTGATAATGATATCTACATAGCAGGTGGACAGATTCCTCTGAAAAACACAAAGACCAATCACAATAAAAGTAGCAAACTTCAGGCTGCCTTCAGAACTGTGAATTGCTTTTACTGGTTTGATGCACAGCAAAACACATGGTTTCCAAAGACCCCAATGTTGTTTGTTCGTATAAAACCTTCTTTGGTCTGCTGCGAAGGATACATCTATGCAATTGGAGGAGACAGTGTAGGTGGTGAACTTAACAGGAGAACTGTGGAAAGATATGATACTGAAAAAGATGAATGGACCATGGTGAGCCCGTTGCCTTGTGCATGGCAATGGAGTACAGCAGTAGCTGTTCATAACTGCATTTATGTAATGGCACACAACTTGATGTACTGTTATTTTCCCAGATCTGATGCTTGGGTAGAAATGGCTATGAGACAAACTAGTAGATGTTTTGCTTCAGCTGCCGCTTTTGGTGATAAAATATTCTATATTGGAGGACTGCATATTGGCAGCAACTCTGGTATAAGACTCCCAACTAGCACTGTAGATGGGTCTTCCGTAACTGTGGAAATCTATGATGTGAATAAGAATGAGTGGAGAATGGCAGCCAATATCCCTGCCAAGCGTTATTCTGATCCTTGTGTTAGAGCTGTTGTGATCTCCAATTCTTTGTGTGTCTTTATACGAGAAACCCACATGAATGAGAGAGCCAAGTATGCCACCTACCAGTATGATCTGGAACGTGATCAGTGGTCTCTGAGACAGTCTATATCAGAGCGTGTACTCTGGGACTTGGGGAAAGACTTCCGGTGCACTGTAGGAAAACTTTATCCATCTTGCCTCGAGGAGTCCCCATGGAAACCTCCAACATATCTCTTTTCAGCGGAAGGACCTGATGAGTTTGAGCTGGATGGGATGGTTACCTTATAG